Proteins from a single region of Dictyostelium discoideum AX4 chromosome 5 chromosome, whole genome shotgun sequence:
- the exoc5 gene encoding exocyst complex subunit 5, which translates to MSWARNIQSRIQQQQQLQKPGGLAPPSGNETPQKQPSSPTLSALSSPITSLTNALRGSGGISQPTTNTTSLTSTSPPSPTISTTTTQVKVGQTSFTTSTNLQAAASGNNLQASIQTTNITVTSPSMASPIGTSTGIQNPNAKPSSLPSPSQSPMQTRNTSAPTNNNNNNNTATTTTPTTTTTTTTTTTTTTTTTTTPSTSTTTTPTTSSSNLGQIQQQPPTLQQQQQQIQQQQQQQPTPIKQTTPYIFPNKIQPKSLTTDMFRGSEFSHVTFVEDLTRKLVNDQMGADGLHFEPAPFNQLFLNTQLQLSQLESNIDRRLDDLAEECNDFSYDYKRKLQDLTGSYQECFQHFKKLEKGVNTIGTKAVHFGDELDSVNQQKVKAQGALSLINYLLELNSVGASSEENGGITKRSDIFTNSDRIHELAHLVKKLSSVSEDIKEISGFKQGKLETESISNSLENDLLNQFERAAERNDYDKMKQCATTLHGFNGGERCRSRYIQKLKMFFDIDSFRKDENLANNITKRLIRGNNIVDTRFEIFYTDILKDVSHEQMVIQNVFVNQTSAMAMLIIRLFEQRVRLFIENVLSLESNNVSMFLQTVHYAFNSTKKLLVDPLQSYGIVGVDLNQLLNSIFYQYQEGYIQKETTYLVSLFQSNVVEECERLQTLDRYSMYLEDGLNPEITQMFVQQTENALTRSYTLSLDNILADNIKTIFFLMLEYLFEKYSMFVLNKYIELPMIPSSSSNVDTKSIQDSISQLFRVVLSINQIVGQIQSMFQVFVLPHIQTSMIVQSQCSDQLYFNISSLENTINTGLENSLTTMIQLIEKTLLPQGRNDYLIDDYDNSVTDTCASVIKLIQSFYDMAKINLQGKNFHIYVEELGLKSQFVFINHFKKFKIGQGIGTLKLMRDLTEYRNLSKQFKSQKVDDAFELLFEISKLHLVNPENFKLVIEGGALTRMSKQDLIIFIKQRSDFKSIWLDTL; encoded by the exons atgtcATGGGCTAGAAATATTCAATCTAGaatccaacaacaacaacagttaCAAAAACCAGGTGGTTTAGCACCACCATCTGGTAATGAAACACCACAAAAacaaccatcatcaccaacattatcagctttatcatcaccaataaCTTCTTTAACAAATGCATTAAGAGGTAGTGGTGGTATATCACAACCAACTACAAATACAACATCTttaacatcaacatcaccaccatcaccaactatatcaacaacaacaacacaagTTAAAGTTGGCCAAACATCATtcacaacatcaacaaatttACAAGCTGCTGCATCtggtaataatttacaaGCGAGTATTCAAACAACAAATATAACAGTTACATCACCTTCAATGGCAAGTCCAATTGGTACATCAACAGGTATACAAAATCCAAATGCTAAACCAAGTTcattaccatcaccatcacaatCACCAATGCAAACTAGAAATACTTCTGCcccaactaataataataataataataatactgctactactactactcctactactactactactactaccactactaccactactaccactactaccactactacaccatcaacatctactacaactacaccaacaacatcatcatcaaatttaggacaaattcaacaacaaccaccaacactacaacaacaacaacaacaaattcaacaacaacaacaacaacaaccaacaccaataaaacaaacaacaccaTATATATTTCCAAATAAGATACAACCAAAATCATTAACAACAGACATGTTTAGAGGATCAGAGTTTTCACATGTTACATTTGTTGAAGATTTAACACGTAAATTAGTAAATGATCAAATGGGTGCAGATGGTCTTCATTTTGAACCTGCTCcatttaatcaattatttttaaatacacaattacaattatcaCAACTTGAAAGTAAT ATTGATAGAAGATTAGATGATTTAGCAGAGGAATGTAATGATTTTAGTTATgattataaaagaaaattacaAGATTTAACAGGATCATATCAAGAATGTTTTCAACATTTTAAGAAATTAGAAAAGGGAGTTAATACAATTGGAACCAAAGCAGTTCATTTTGGTGATGAATTAGATTCAGTGAATCAACAAAAAGTTAAAGCACAAGGtgcattatcattaattaattatctaTTGGAATTAAATAGTGTTGGTGCATCATCTGAAGAAAATGGTGGTATAACAAAGAGATCCGATATCTTTACCAATTCTGATCGTATTCATGAATTGGCTCATTTGGTGAAAAAGTTATCATCAGTATCAGAGGATATTAAAGAGATCTCTGGTTTTAAACAAGGTAAATTAGAAActgaatcaatttcaaattcattagaAAATGAtctattaaatcaatttgaaCGTGCTGCTGAAAGAAATGATTATGATAAAATGAAACAATGTGCAACGACTCTTCATGGTTTTAATGGTGGTGAACGTTGTCGTTCACGttatattcaaaaattaaaaatgttttttgatattgatagttttagaaaagatgaaaatttagcaaataatattactaaAAGATT aaTTAGAGGTAATAATATAGTTGATACaagatttgaaattttttatacagatattttaaaagatgtATCACACGAACAAATGGTAATTCAAAATGTATTTGTTAATCAGACATCAGCAATGGCAATGTTAATAATTAGATTATTTGAACAACGTGTTAGATTATTTATAGAGAATGTATTATCATTGGAGAGTAATAATGTTAGTATGTTTTTACAAACGGTTCATTATGCATTCAATAGTACTAAAAAGTTATTGGTTGATCCATTACAATCCTATGGTATAGTTGGTGtggatttaaatcaattgttaaattcaattttctATCAATATCAAGAAGGTTATATTCAAAAGGAGACAACTTATTTGGTTAGTTTATTTCAATCAAATGTAGTTGAAGAATGTGAACGTCTTCAAACTCTTGATAGATATTCAATGTATCTGGAGGATGGTTTAAATCCAGAGATCACTCAAATGTTTGTACAACAAACTGAGAATGCCTTAACTAGAAGTTATACATTATCATTGGATAATATATTGGCcgataatattaaaaccattttctttttaatgtTGGAATATCTCtttgaaaaatattcaatgtttgtcttaaataaatatatcgAATTACCAATGattccatcatcatcatcaaatgttGATACCAAATCAATTCAAGATTCAATCTCACAATTGTTTAGAGtggttttatcaattaatcaaattgttggtcaaattcaatcaatgtTTCAAGTGTTTGTCTTACCACATATTCAAACTTCAATGATTGTTCAATCACAATGTTCCgatcaattatattttaatatctcCTCATTAGAGAATACCATAAATACAGGTCTTGAAAATTCATTAACAACCATGATACAATTAATAGAGAAAACTTTACTTCCACAAGGTAgaaatgattatttaatcGATGATTATGACAATTCTGTAACCGATACTTGTGCTTCTGTTATCAAGTTAATTCAATCGTTTTATGATATggccaaaattaatttacaagGTAAAAACTTTCATATCTATGTCGAAGAGTTGGGTTTAAAATCTCAATTCGTCTTTATCAATCAttttaagaaatttaaaatcggTCAAGGTATTGGTACTCTAAAGTTAATGAGAGATTTAACCGAATATAGAAATCTatcaaaacaattcaaaagtCAAAAAGTTGATGATGCTTtcgaattattatttgaaatttcaaaattacatCTTGTTAATCCTGAAAACTTTAAATTGGTAATTGAAGGTGGTGCTTTAACTAGAATGTCAAAacaagatttaataattttcattaaacAACGTTctgattttaaatcaatttggtTAGAtactttataa
- a CDS encoding DUF733 family protein, giving the protein MTTRIKTKTLNVGNDQEIIDVPGNKLLEWLTDRKKIQQHWKRSQSNILKLIDNACEVTSIEKKEYSYYDCQRIFKEFEGAPGGNATTLFGAYSNVNTQKWFEVIKAYEKDNYHIGESCQILSHNLNYEIPNLRKTIEKSIKTIEEDQKKPYLKNKTTALSTFKKACNDLGIKGDKIREEIIELPLQLTPLFNEVVDSLSSNKSVSNSIEFYNNFLRLTKVELDDTCKEPLPLLLFLIKHGNVTMKEREIILNPQKIKLNDQIKDNYNNIKDDNNNNKNNENNENNNNNNNNNNNNNNNNNNNNNNNNNNNNNLNSENQPNLEIDWCITEDVVPIGEQPVIVWEDSEVDLDSQNIEWDDFSMDTIEMVDGSSITTTIELVESGGDVGNDNSKSDNNNFKSIPNIEIEEKDKQQEQEQKQEQKQQDRFDEPINPNETILEFRPLRNQFLDELFELEIFLNNRCFEMEKSNSMFGIDQLNDESTDISTSQCKEYLKSISDILIKLSNTRVRQILEIKSSKKFVDRLVLQFTQKQQNIAKYTQLIIESDQKIEDLNLTLGQSRNKIDQFNKETKILKSNLEQSISNSLFDKKKINIMIPFSLN; this is encoded by the exons atgacaacaagaattaaaactaaaactTTAAATGTTGGAAATGATCAAGAGATTATTGATGTTCCaggtaataaattattagaatgGTTAACAGATAGAAAAAAGATACAGCAACATTGGAAAAGGTCACAATCAaacatattaaaattaattgacaATGCATGTGAAGTCACTTCAATTGAAAAga AGGAATATAGTTATTATGATTGTCAAAGGATATTTAAAGAGTTTGAAGGTGCACCTGGTGGTAATGCAACTACATTATTCGGTGCTTATTCAAATGTAAATACACAAAAATGGTTTGAAGTTATTAAAGCTtatgaaaaagataattatcATATTGGTGAATCTTGTCAAATCTTATCacataatttaaattatgaaAT ACCAAATTTAAggaaaacaattgaaaaatcaattaaaacaattgaagaggatcaaaaaaaaccatatttaaagaataaaacaACGGCATtatcaacatttaaaaaagcGTGTAATGATTTAGGTATAAAAGGTGACAAAATTCGTGAAGAAATCATTGAATTACCATTACAATTAACTCCTTTATTTAATGAGGTTGTTGATTCACTatcttcaaataaatcagtttcaaattcaatagaATTTtataacaattttttaagattaaCAAAAGTT GAATTGGATGATACTTGTAAAgaaccattaccattactcttatttttaattaaacatgGTAATGTTACAATGaaagaaagagaaataatattaaatccacaaaaaataaaattaaatgatcaaattaaagataattataataatattaaagatgataataataataataaaaataatgaaaataatgaaaataataataataataataataataataataataataataataataataataataataataataataataataataataataataatttaaatagtgaAAATCAACCAAATTTAGAGATTGATTGGTGTATTACAGAGGATGTAGTACCAATAGGAGAACAACCAGTTATAGTTTGGGAAGATAGTGAAGTAGATTTGGACTCTCAAAATATTGAATGGGATGATTTTTCAATGGATACAATTGAAATGGTTGATGGCTCTTCGATTACTACAACAATTGAATTAGTAGAAAGTGGTGGTGATGttggtaatgataatagtaaaagtgataataataattttaaatctatacccaatattgaaattgaagaaaaagataaacaacaagaacaagaacaaaaacaagaacaaaaacaacaagataGATTTGATGAACCAATTAACCCAAATGAAACAATTTTAGAATTTAGACCTTTAAGGAATCAATTTTTagatgaattatttgaa ttagaaatttttttaaataatagatgTTTTGAAATGGagaaatcaaattcaatgtttggaattgatcaattaaatgatgaatCAACTGATATATCAACATCACAATgtaaagaatatttaaaGAGTATTAGTGATATATTGATTAAACTATCCAATACTAGAGTTAGACAAATTTTAGAGATTAAATCAAGTAAAAAATTTGTTGATCGTTTAGTTTTACAATTCactcaaaaacaacaaaacatTGCTAAATATACACAATTAATTATAGAGAGTGATCAAAAaattgaagatttaaatttaacattAGGTCAATcaagaaataaaattgacCAATTCaataaagaaacaaaaatattaaaatcaaatttagaacaatcaatttcaaattcattatttgataaaaagaaaattaatattatgataccattttctttaaattaa